In the genome of Zobellia nedashkovskayae, the window GGTGAAATCAGGGAAAGGACTGCCGGTAATGGCTCGATCATCATCATCACCTCCATTTGTTATAATACCATCACCATTAATATCTACTAACTTAATACTTCCTACAGTGGAACGACCTGGAACCTGTGGTGAACTATCTAAATCTTCTTGATTTAAGTAAACGCCATCGGATACATGTCCATAAAATTGCCCAAAAGGTTGCCCCACTTGGGTAATATGCCATCCTCCTGGACCATATACCCTATCTATACCATCTGCTAATGCCTCTACCCTATTTCGGTTGAATGAAATATTGGCATTAGTTGTCCATTTAAATTTACCCGTTGTATTAACAGTGTTTAGACCAAACTCATGACCCCAAAAACGAATCTCTCCAATATTATCGCTAAATTGATTAAAACCAGATTCCTCCGCAACTTGAACATTGTATAATAGATTAGTGGTATTTTTGGTATAGTAGTCATACACGAAAGACACCCTGTCATTAAAAAGGCTTAAATCAAGTCCTAAATCAAACTGCTTGGTTGTCTCCCAACCTAAGTTTGAATTTGAAAGAGAATTTACAGCAGAACCAGGCGCAAAAGTGTCTCCGAAAACCGCATTTACCGTATTGTCTATTAAAGCATATTGGGTGTAATTACCAATGTTATTATTACCCGTAACTCCGAAACTACCTCTTAATTTAAGTAATGATATGGTCTCAGAATTTTCTAAAAAAGATTCATCAGAAACAATCCAACCCGCTGATACGGAAGGAAAAGTACCCCAACGATTCTCAGATCCAAACCTTGAAGAACCATCACTACGTATTGAACCGGTCAATAAATATTTTCCTTTATAGTTATACGTAAGTCTAGATAAAAAAGAAACCAAACTCCACTCTCTTACCTCATCAAATGTTCCACTTCTGTTTATGTTGGTGGCTCCTTGTATTGTTGGCAAGCGGTCATCTGCAAAATCAGATGCCTGAACCCTATTACGATCTTGCCGGTATTTTTGATACGTAAAACCCCCTAAGACAGAGAAAGTATGATTACCAATACTTTTATCATAAGTAACCGTATTCTCGTTCAACCAAGAAAAAGTATTTCGGTCATCCCAAATTGCCTCGTTATTGGTAGGTACAGGTCTATTGATAGAGTATGTAGCATTAGTAGGACTGAAGAATTCATATTGCTCATTATATAATTCAGCATTCAAACTAGTTTTTATAGCAAGACCCTCAATAGGTTTATATTCCAAAAAGGCATTTGTCAAAAGATTAATACTTTTAGTTTCATCTTTAATACGCTCTGCAGAATTTAACCAGTTAGCGTAAGAAAAAATGTTTCCTGTATCTGCTGGAAAATTATTGAATTCCGTTCTTGAGCCATCCGCATTATAAATTGGCATAATAGGCCAAGTATGTAATGCATTAAACAAAAGACCGGTACCTCTGGTACCATCTGTTCTTGGCACATTGTCAATTACATGATTAGGTGCTATGTTTACACCAATACGGACCTTGTCGGATAAAGTATAATCTAAATTCGCACGAAGTGAATATCGCTTATAATCAGAACCTAAAACAACCCCTTCTTGATCAAAGAAACCTAACACAACCGATGTTTTCAATTTTTCTTTATTAGAAGTAATACTAAGATTGTAATTGGTCATAGGTGCCGTTCTTAGAAGCGCATCATACCAATCATTAGTCTGCCCTTCATATTGAGAAGGATTCTGGAAAATATCAGGAACGGGACTACCTTGATCCTCGTAATATTCTTTTTTAAATTGAGCAAATTGAACAGCATCCATCATTTCTATTCTTCCACGCTCCGGAACACTTTGCATACTGGTAGTCATATTTAAACTCACACTTGTCTCTCCCGCTCTTCCGCTTTTGGTGGTAATTAATACAACACCATTTGCTGCTCTAGAACCATACAACGAAGTAGAAGCGGCATCTTTAAGTACACTAATGTCCTGAATTTCATCTGGGTTTATATTGTTGATTCCTCCCGAAATAGGAAAACCATCCACCACGTATAAAGGATCACTACCACCAGAAACCGATAATTGTCCCCTAATACGTACGGACATGCCTTGACCTGGTTTACCTGTGGTCTGGTTAATTTGAACTCCAGGAAGTCTACCTTGTATTTTTTGTGTAACCTGAGAAACCGGAATATCCGCAAGTTCATTGGCTTGAATAGTAGATACAGAACCTGTTACTTGTCGCTTAATTTGGGTACCATAACCTACTACTACAACTTCATCTAGAAGTGCTGCATCTTCGGCCATCGATATATCTATCTGGCTTTTACCGTCTACTGTAATTTCTTGAGCAGTAAATCCTATGTAAGTAAACACCAAAACACTATTGGCGTTTGGAGCTACAATACTGTAGTTCCCGTCAAAATCTGTTACAGACCCGGTAGTTGTTCCTTTAACAACTACGTTTACCCCGGGCAAGGCTTGTGAATCGTCTGCCGAAATAACTGTACCCGTAACGGTAACGCTTTGTGCCTGCATTGCTAAACCCCATAATAGGGTAACAATAATTAGAAATCCTTGTGAATTCCTTCGAAATCTTTTTTTCATAATCTTGAGATGTTTAGTTGAGTAACATTAAATCCTTAATATTTTGAGCGGAATTTTAAGGGATAATCAAATATATACGGGTCATTCTAAGAACTCATCCTGTACAGTGCTGTAGTGTCCTGTACTATCCTGTACTACACGAGAGTTCCATGGACCAAAGGTTAATTTGACATGGACAACCTTGTTAAATCTCTCTTAGAACAAACCCATTATATGCTTTCTTCAAAATTTTGAATTACCTTTTAACTCTATAATAAATTCGTTACAATTAATTTCACTTTAAATGAAACTAGCATCAATAGATATTGGGTCTAATGCCATACGATTACAGGTTGTAAAAGTTTATGAAGAAGATGATTTAGTCAGCTTTAAAAACTTGCAATTATTACGTTTTCCTTTACGATTAGGTCACGATGTCTTTTCTCAAGGAGAAATATCGCAGCCTACAAAAGAGAAGTTTGTGAAGCTAATGAGCACCTTTAAACATTTAATAGACCTGTACGAAGTGGAAGATTACTATGCCGTTGCCACTTCCGCTATGCGGGAAGCAAGCAATGGAAAGGAAGTTAGCAATCAAATCCTGAAAGATGTTGGTATGAAAATCAATGTCATTAGTGGAAAGAAGGAGGCTAGCATTCTAAACAAAGCCATTAAGCCTACGCTACAGGATAGAAAATACGTGCATATTGATGTGGGCGGTGGTAGTACGGAACTAAATTTACTTGAAGGGGGCAAACTTATACAAAGTAGATCTTTTAAGATAGGATCAGTACGGCAATTAACCGCAAAAGAACGCGCGGCTGTTTTTGCATCAATGAAAGAATGGCTTCACACCACAAGTTTTTATAAATCAAAAAATATAGTTGGTATTGGTACTGGCGGTAACATTAACAAGCTCTACGGACTGGCCAACAAGGCTTCAAACATGGCGATTTCTTTTGCTGAATTGAAAGCATTGCGAGCTTATGTAAGTGAGTTCACTTATGAGCAACGCATGTCTATTTTAAAGATGAATCCGGACAGGGCCGATGTTATCATTCCTGCTTCTGAGATTTATTTAAGGGTACTAAAGGAAATGGGGAGTGACCAGATTCTTGTCCCTAAAGTGGGTTTAAAAGATGGTCTTATTTATGAGCTTTACGAACAAAGAACTCATAAAAATCTTGACAGAATAGAGTATTTGGGCTACCTCTAAACTACTATTCAATAGCTGATTTGACTATATAGAATTTCTGTCGATAAAATGAAATGGGTTTTTTACTTTCCCTTTTTTCTTATCCATAATCATACGGGCAGCTGTTTCTCCCATCGCTTTAAAATCTGTGGAGATACATGTAATTCCCAATAATTGTTTTAGGGGCGTATCGTTATAGGAAATTACACCTATATCATTTCCTAGCTCAAATTCCTGGTTCCGTATTTGGTTAACGAGATTCACCAAATCCGATTCGCTTATGGTAATGAACAAATCGCCTTTTTTTAGAATCATATCATCATAAATCTCGTCTAGCACCTCAAAATCTATGGAGTGCTCGCTACAAAATTTTCTAAATCCATGTAAAATTCGCTTGGGATAAGGATAAACCGATTCTTTGGGATATGTGATGAACAATTTTTCATATTGAGAAATCTTACTATATCCTTCTTTTAATGCATTATAAATATCATTCTCAAAATCCTGATAAATTTCAATATGGTTTCCTTCAATTTCGGCAACAGGATTATCCATTATGACTAATTTTTCCTTTGGGATTTCATTTATTGCTTTAATTACTTCAGGGGTATAGCTCGTATGTTTTAGTTTTTCTGTCTTAAAATGAGGCATGATGACATAATAGTCATAAGCATTCCTATTTTTTTCCAAAAGATTTAGAAAAAGTTCTTCCTCGCAATGGTAAATGAAAAGACTTGTATGAGATGTTCCTCCAATGCTATTTATAAAAGAATTATAAATCCGCATCTTATACGAACTCAACTTATTGATTAGAAAGAGGATATTGACTTTTGATATTAATTTAGTTCTGGCTATATAATACCCTTTTCCCCTTATGGATATGATTACCTTCCGCTCCCTTAAAATACTATACGCCTTTTCTACTGTATCTCTTGATAACAGGTACTCTTCACTGAACATGTTTATAGACGGAATTTTATCGTCCATCTTTAAATTACCTGCAGAAATATTATAAATGATAGAGTCTACAATCTGTTTGTACTTTGGAACTCTAGAATTCTCATTTATATTGATAAAATTAAATATATTCATCAGCAGAAGTCTTTATCTTTTCCATTGTAATGGTCTTACAACATGGCAATAATAAAGATGTAATTTGGTAATCTACCAAAAAAAAACATTTTTATTTTTCACATAAGCGGTACAGTACAGGACACAAAGCTTTCTTTCATAATCTACTTTTGCTATCAAACATAATAACCCTTTAAATGAAAAATACAACACAACAATTCAAGTACGTCGATCATCTTTGGGATGAAAAGAAAGCAGCTGCACTAGGTGATGACCAAGTGGCTTTATTTCTTTATCGCTCAAATATTCTTGGGGCAGATTTAAGAATAACTAACTATGGTGGTGGAAATACGAGTTGCAAAACCATTGAAAAAGACCCATTGACCGATGAGGATGTAGAGGTTATGTGGATTAAAGGTTCTGGTGGAGATATCGGTACATTAACTAAAGCTGGAATTGCAGGTCTTTATACTGAAAGATTAAGAAGTTTAAAGAATGTCTATGGAGGTCTTGAAGATGAAGATCGCATGGTTGGTCTTTTTAACCATTGTATATATGACCTAGACAGTAAAGCCCCTTCTATAGATACGCCATTGCACGGGTTACTTCCGTTTAAACATATTGACCACCTACACCCAGATGCTTTAATAGCGGTTGCCGCAGCAAAGGACAGCGAAAAGGTTACCAAAGAAATTTGGGGAGATACAATGGGTTGGGTACCATGGCAACGACCAGGTTTTGACTTAGGTCTTCAATTAGAAAAATGTCTGAACGATAACCCTGGTATACGTGGAATAGTTTTAGGAAGCCACGGACTTTTTACTTGGGGAGATACTTCTTATGAATGTTACATGAACAGTCTTGAAGTTATTGAAACTGCTTCTGAATACATAGAAAAAAAGATTGCCGCTAACGGAAGTGTGTTTGGCGGTCAAAAGATAAAAAGTCTTGCAAAAGAGGAGCGTTTGGAAAAAGCCGCTCAACTCATGCCAATGCTAAGAGGCCTCTGTTCTTCTGAAAACAGAATGATCGGGCATTTTAATGATAGTGATGTTGTTCTTGAGTATATCAATAGTAATGATTTAGAGCGCTTGGCACCTATGGGCACGTCATGTCCTGACCACTTTTTAAGAACTAAAATTCAACCTTTAGTATTAAAGTTAGATACTAAAGAAGACCTTTCTGATACGGAAGCCGTTCTTGCCAAATTACGTCCAGCTTTTGAACAGTACAGAAAGGAATATCAATCCTATTATGATAACCATAAGCGTCCTAATAGCCCTGCCGTTAGAGATGCCAGTCCGGTTATAATTATATATCCAGGAGTAGGTATGTTCAGTTTTGCTAAAAACAAGCAGACTACCCGCGTTGCCAATGAATTTTACGTAAACGCTATTAACGTAATGCGTGGTGCAGAAGCTATTACGGAATACACATCCTTGCCAAGACAAGAAGCTTTTGATATTGAATATTGGTTACTAGAAGAAGCAAAATTACAGCGTATGCCAAAAGAAAAACCATTATCCCGCAAAGTAGCTTTGGTTACTGGTGCAGGTGGCGGTATAGGTAAAGCTATTGCAGATAAGTTGGCCGAAGAAGGTGCCAATGTTGTATTGACGGATATTGTTGAAGATAGATTAAAAGAAGGTGTTGCTACTTACGCTAGAGATATTGCAAGCTATGCTGTTTGTGATGTAACAAAAAGCGAATCAGTTGCAGATGCCTATAAAAAGGCTTGTTTGGAGTTTGGTGGTGTAGACATCGTTGTTCACAGTGCCGGTCTTGCCATTTCAAAACCTTTAGAAGATACTACGGAGAAAGATTGGGATATTCTTCAAAATGTTCTGGTAAAAGGCCAATTTGAACTAGCAAAACAAGCGGTAGCGGTTATGCGGAAACAAAACCTAGGTGGTGACGTTATTAGTATTGCTAGTAAAAATGGTTTGGTTTCAGGCCCAAATAATGTAGCTTATGGAACAGCTAAAGCTGCCCAACAACATATGGCTCGTTTACTAGCCGCAGAGTTAGGTGGTGATAAAATACGTGTGAATACGGTTAATCCTGATGGGGTTATTGTTGGTAGTAAAATATGGGAAGGAGATTGGGCCGAAGGTCGTGCCAAAGCATACGGAATTACGGTTGAGGAGCTTCCTACCCATTACGCAAAGCGTAATCTTTTAAATGAAATTATTTATCCTAAAGATATTGCCGATGGGGTCTTTGCCTGTGTTGGTGTATTGAACAAAACAACAGGAAATATTATTAATGTAGATGGCGGTATGGCCAATGCATTTGTACGATAGTTAGTTCTGAGTTAGTTAGTTTGTTTTTTTACTTCCATGGGCCGTTTAACCCATGGAAGTATTTTTTAAAATGTAATACTTTATGAGAATAGACAAAGGTCAACTTGGAGATACCAATAAAAAAGGAATCACCGAGCATAATGAGCGTTACGATTTTTTAGCCTATACACTTTTAAAAAAGGGTAAAGATGTTAACGTAATAATTGAGAAATTACAGGACTTTCAGGTAGCCATACCAAGTTGGGCATTGGGCGCAGGTGGTACAAGGTTCGGACGTTTTGGATTTCAAGGAGAACCTTCAAGTCTAGAGTTAAAAATAGATGATGTTGGCTTAATTCACTCACTCACTCAAAGTGCAGGAGCCATATCATTACACATACCTTGGGATGTACCTACAGATTACAATGCCATTAAAGATTTGGCAAACTCTCATAATATCCTATTTGACGCAGTCAACTCAAACACTTTTCAAAATCAAAAGAACAGTAAGGAGAGTTATAAGTTTGGCTCTTTAAGTAACACGAGTAAAGCTGCTCGTGAACAGGCTGTAGCTCACAATATTGAAGTAGTTAAAATTGGAGAGAAATTAGGTTCAAAAAGCTTGACGGTCTGGTTGGCAGACGGCTCTAATTTTCCTGGACAAACTAATTTTCAATCGGCTTTACAAAATACAGAAGATAGCTTAAAGGACATATACAAAACACTTCCGGAAGACTGGAAAATGTTTATAGAATATAAACCCTACGAACCTAATTTCTATAGTACGGTAATTCAGGATTGGGGAACTTCATTTATGCTAGCTAATGCTTGCGGAGAAAAAGCGTATACTTTAGTAGATTTAGGACACCACCTTCCTAACACTAATATTGAACAAATAGTTTCCACCTTAATGTTAAAGGGAAAGCTAGGCGGATTCCATTTTAATGATAGTAAATATGGCGATGACGACCTTACCGTTGGTAGTATAAAGCCTTATGCTCTATTCTTAATTTTCAATGCTTTGGTTTATGGAATGGAAAACAATCCACAAAACCCTTATCCAGCTTGGATGATAGATGCCAGTCATAATATAAAAGACCCGTTAGAAGATTTAATCCAATCTTTAGAGGCCATACAGGAAGCGCACGCGAAAGCATTGCTTGTTGACCAAGAATTATTAGCTAAGGCACAACTGAATCATGACGTTGTTAAATGTCAAGAGATTCTTCAAGATGCTTACCGCACAGATGTTAGACCATTGTTGCAAAAAGCAAGGTTAAACAGCGGCGGGGCATTAAACCCAATTAACGCTTATAGATCTTTAAAGGTGAGAGAGAATTTAATAAAAGAAAGAGGTGCTAACTCCGTAGCATCCGGACTATAATTACATCATTATGAAAGTTAAAGTAACGGCCGTATTTGATATTGGAAAGACGAACAAAAAGTTCTTTCTTTTTGATGAAAATTTTCAAGAAGTTCATCGAGAATATAATCGTTTCGAAGAAATTGAAGATGAGGACGGCTACCCTACTGAAAATCTTGCTGCTCTAGAAGTATGGGCTAAAGAGGTCTTTGATAACATGCTAGATTCTGAAAAGTATGAAATTATAGCTTTAAACTTTTCATGTTACGGAGCAAGCTGGGTACATATTGATGAAAACGGAAAACCACTCACGCCACTTTACAACTATATGAAGCCGTTAAAAGATGATGTTTTTACTTCTTTTAATAAAGCTTACGGACCGGAGAAAGAATTATCAAGAGTAACAGGCTCTCCTCAATTAGGTATGTTAAATACCGGTATGCACTTATATTGGTTAAAAAATTCCCAACCAGAAACTTTTAAAAAAATAAAATACTCCCTGCATCTACCTCAATACCTCAGCTATTTATTTACAGGTATTCCCGTAAGTGAATATACAAGTATTGGTTGTCATACCATGCTATGGGACTTTGAGAAAAAAGACTATCATTCATGGGTTTATCAAGAGGGGATTAATAAAAAATTACCCCCTATTGAATCGTCTAGAAAAACGACCCTCGTAAATTACAAGGGTAAAACAATTAAAATGGGTGTTGGAATCCACGATAGTTCTTCTGCCCTAATTCCGTATATCAGAAGTGTAACCAAACCGTTTTTGCTAATTTCTACGGGAACATGGAGCATTTCAATTAATCCGTTTAACGAAGGAATGCTTACTCCAGATGATATTGAGAACGACTCATTGTTCAATATGAGAATTGACGGTAGTCCGGTTAAAGTTTCCCGGTTGTTTTTAGGTAACGAATACAAACTTCAGGTAAAAGCGCTGTCTGACCATTTTAATGTGTCACCAGATACCCATAAAAAAGTGAAATTTAATCAAGATACTTTTTTTGAAATCAATAAAGATTTCACCCATATGTTTAAGTGGTCTAGTATGTCATCAGAAGACATGCCTAATGAGACCAAAATACCCTATGATAAATTTGAGCATGCCTATCATCAGTTGATGTTGGAATTGGTTTTCCTTCAAGAAAAAAGTATTAGAGCGGCAATAGGAAATTCTGAAATAAACCAACTTTATATTGATGGTGGTTTTAGTGACAATGAAATCTATATTCAATTGCTTTCCCAATTTATAGGGAATATGAAGCTTAGCACCACAGATTCTTCTTTGGGCTCTGCCTTAGGAGCCGCTATCGTTATTTCTGATATTGTATTAGAGTCTACATTTTTAGACAAAAACTACGCTGTTAAAAACCATCGTCCATTTATCCTTAAATAAACCAATGATATGACCAAGGAATTCAACCCGGCCTACCCTTCCATGGATGATTTGAGAAACAAAGCTATGAAGCGTATACCTAAATTCGCTTTTGAATACTTGGATGGTGGCTGTAATGAAGATGTTAGTATAACTAGAAATACTTCGGAAATACATGAAGTGCAACTACAACCTAGATATTTAAGAAACCAAGGTATTAGTTCTACAAAAACCAAAGTACTGGGTATGGAGTTTGATGCACCATTTGGCATTGCTCCTGTTGGTCTGCAAGGTTTAATGTGGCCCAATTCTCCAGAGATTTTAGCTAAATCGGCTTTCAAAAATAACATCCCTTTTATTCTTAGTACAGTGACCACCATGAGCATTGAACGGGCAAGTGAATTGACAGAGGGCAATGCGTGGTTCCAGTTGTACAACCCTGCTGAGGATGCTTTAAGAGATGATATTATCAATAGAGCGGAAGCTGCTGGGTGTCCAGTATTGGTATTGCTTTGTGATGTACCCACTTTTGGATACAGGCCTAGAGATATTCGTAATGGATTGGCCTTACCCCCAAAAATGTCATTGACCAATATTTTACAGATTTTAGGCAAACCCACCTGGGCAATGAACACCTTAAAACATGGCCAACCCACCTTTGAAACATTAAAACCCTATACACCAGAAGGACTCAACTTAAAGCAATTAGGGCAGTTTATGGACAAGACTTTTTCTGGCAGATTAAACGAAGAACGTATAAAACCTATTCGTGATAAATGGAAAGGAAAATTAGTCCTCAAAGGAGTTGCCTCTGAACAAGATACCCAAGATGCCATTCGTATGGGATTTGATGGCATTATCGTTTCCAATCATGGCGGCAGACAATTAGATGCTGCCCAATCTACTATAAACTCACTTTCTGAAATAACAGAAAAATATGGAGACCAGATAGAAATTATGATGGATAGTGGGTTACGCTCAGGACCGGACATTGCAAGAACTATGGCTAGCGGGGCTAAATTCACTTTTATGGGGCGTTCTTTTCTTTACGGTTGTGGTGCTCTAGGAGATAATGGTGGTGACCATACGATATCCATGTTAAAAACGCAGTTTAAACAGGTTATGGACCAGTTATGTTGTGAACGTGTCGAAGACTTACCAAATCACCTTATTAAATAAACTAACCACCTCTATGAGCCAAAATCATCACGAAGAAGAACTAATTGAAGAATTGGTCGGTGGCGAATATGAAAGAGAACCAATACCCACATCAAAACTAAAAAGCTGGAAAAGTTTTTTAGGGATGTATGCTGGTGAGCATGCCGCGGGAACCGAATTTATGATTGGCCCATTATTTTTGACTGCTGGTGTCAGTGCTTTTGATTTAATTGTAGGTTTATTGATAGGAAATCTTCTTGCCGTATTAAGCTGGAGGTTTCTAACCGCAAAAATAGCCGTAGAAAATAGGTTGACACTTTACTATCAATTTGAAAAAATCTGTGGTAAAAAACTGGTTATTGGTTACAATCTGGCCAACGGCATATTATTCTGTTTTCTTGCTGGTGCCATGATAACGGTATCAGCCACAGCTGTTGGTATTCCCTTTGATATGGAAATGCCAAAACTAACCGACACCACGCCTAATGGAGCAACCTGGGTGATTATTGTAGTACTTATAGGAGCTGTAATCTCACTGATTGCCTCAAAGGGATACGACACCGTATCTAAAGCAGCAAATTGGATGTCTCCCATAATCGTACTTGCTTTTTTGGCCTGTGGAATTGTTGCTTTAAATCAATTAGGAGTTAAGAGTTTTACGGATTTTTGGAATATATGGGGAGAAGGATCAGAACCCTTTCCCGGACAATTAAAATACACCTTTTGGCACGTAGTGATATGGTCATGGTTCGCTAATGCAGCTATGCACGTAGGTATGTCTGATTTATCAGTTTTCAGATTCGCGAAAACAGCCAATGCCGGATGGACTACCGCTGCAGGAATGTACGTAGGTCATTACATGGCGTGGATTGCCGCTGCACTACTCTATGCCGTCTATTTAAAGTCTCCTGAAGCGCAAGCTTTCCTATCCAATGGAGAAGCACCACCGGTAGCGCCAGGGCCTCTGGCAAACAATG includes:
- a CDS encoding FGGY-family carbohydrate kinase gives rise to the protein MKVKVTAVFDIGKTNKKFFLFDENFQEVHREYNRFEEIEDEDGYPTENLAALEVWAKEVFDNMLDSEKYEIIALNFSCYGASWVHIDENGKPLTPLYNYMKPLKDDVFTSFNKAYGPEKELSRVTGSPQLGMLNTGMHLYWLKNSQPETFKKIKYSLHLPQYLSYLFTGIPVSEYTSIGCHTMLWDFEKKDYHSWVYQEGINKKLPPIESSRKTTLVNYKGKTIKMGVGIHDSSSALIPYIRSVTKPFLLISTGTWSISINPFNEGMLTPDDIENDSLFNMRIDGSPVKVSRLFLGNEYKLQVKALSDHFNVSPDTHKKVKFNQDTFFEINKDFTHMFKWSSMSSEDMPNETKIPYDKFEHAYHQLMLELVFLQEKSIRAAIGNSEINQLYIDGGFSDNEIYIQLLSQFIGNMKLSTTDSSLGSALGAAIVISDIVLESTFLDKNYAVKNHRPFILK
- a CDS encoding SusC/RagA family TonB-linked outer membrane protein, whose amino-acid sequence is MKKRFRRNSQGFLIIVTLLWGLAMQAQSVTVTGTVISADDSQALPGVNVVVKGTTTGSVTDFDGNYSIVAPNANSVLVFTYIGFTAQEITVDGKSQIDISMAEDAALLDEVVVVGYGTQIKRQVTGSVSTIQANELADIPVSQVTQKIQGRLPGVQINQTTGKPGQGMSVRIRGQLSVSGGSDPLYVVDGFPISGGINNINPDEIQDISVLKDAASTSLYGSRAANGVVLITTKSGRAGETSVSLNMTTSMQSVPERGRIEMMDAVQFAQFKKEYYEDQGSPVPDIFQNPSQYEGQTNDWYDALLRTAPMTNYNLSITSNKEKLKTSVVLGFFDQEGVVLGSDYKRYSLRANLDYTLSDKVRIGVNIAPNHVIDNVPRTDGTRGTGLLFNALHTWPIMPIYNADGSRTEFNNFPADTGNIFSYANWLNSAERIKDETKSINLLTNAFLEYKPIEGLAIKTSLNAELYNEQYEFFSPTNATYSINRPVPTNNEAIWDDRNTFSWLNENTVTYDKSIGNHTFSVLGGFTYQKYRQDRNRVQASDFADDRLPTIQGATNINRSGTFDEVREWSLVSFLSRLTYNYKGKYLLTGSIRSDGSSRFGSENRWGTFPSVSAGWIVSDESFLENSETISLLKLRGSFGVTGNNNIGNYTQYALIDNTVNAVFGDTFAPGSAVNSLSNSNLGWETTKQFDLGLDLSLFNDRVSFVYDYYTKNTTNLLYNVQVAEESGFNQFSDNIGEIRFWGHEFGLNTVNTTGKFKWTTNANISFNRNRVEALADGIDRVYGPGGWHITQVGQPFGQFYGHVSDGVYLNQEDLDSSPQVPGRSTVGSIKLVDINGDGIITNGGDDDDRAITGSPFPDFTYGITNTINYGNFDLSVVGTGSQGNQLLVRHLYSTANLDGVFNLLADVENRFRSIEDPGDGFYGTTVGGGNVTGIERDWVNDRFVADASYFNIRNITLGYTIPGVEKYFKSARIYGSIQNVHIFTKYWGGPNPEISVQNNGDGDGGNLASGVDISGYPVPRIFSVGLNLNF
- a CDS encoding bifunctional aldolase/short-chain dehydrogenase codes for the protein MKNTTQQFKYVDHLWDEKKAAALGDDQVALFLYRSNILGADLRITNYGGGNTSCKTIEKDPLTDEDVEVMWIKGSGGDIGTLTKAGIAGLYTERLRSLKNVYGGLEDEDRMVGLFNHCIYDLDSKAPSIDTPLHGLLPFKHIDHLHPDALIAVAAAKDSEKVTKEIWGDTMGWVPWQRPGFDLGLQLEKCLNDNPGIRGIVLGSHGLFTWGDTSYECYMNSLEVIETASEYIEKKIAANGSVFGGQKIKSLAKEERLEKAAQLMPMLRGLCSSENRMIGHFNDSDVVLEYINSNDLERLAPMGTSCPDHFLRTKIQPLVLKLDTKEDLSDTEAVLAKLRPAFEQYRKEYQSYYDNHKRPNSPAVRDASPVIIIYPGVGMFSFAKNKQTTRVANEFYVNAINVMRGAEAITEYTSLPRQEAFDIEYWLLEEAKLQRMPKEKPLSRKVALVTGAGGGIGKAIADKLAEEGANVVLTDIVEDRLKEGVATYARDIASYAVCDVTKSESVADAYKKACLEFGGVDIVVHSAGLAISKPLEDTTEKDWDILQNVLVKGQFELAKQAVAVMRKQNLGGDVISIASKNGLVSGPNNVAYGTAKAAQQHMARLLAAELGGDKIRVNTVNPDGVIVGSKIWEGDWAEGRAKAYGITVEELPTHYAKRNLLNEIIYPKDIADGVFACVGVLNKTTGNIINVDGGMANAFVR
- a CDS encoding Ppx/GppA phosphatase family protein; amino-acid sequence: MKLASIDIGSNAIRLQVVKVYEEDDLVSFKNLQLLRFPLRLGHDVFSQGEISQPTKEKFVKLMSTFKHLIDLYEVEDYYAVATSAMREASNGKEVSNQILKDVGMKINVISGKKEASILNKAIKPTLQDRKYVHIDVGGGSTELNLLEGGKLIQSRSFKIGSVRQLTAKERAAVFASMKEWLHTTSFYKSKNIVGIGTGGNINKLYGLANKASNMAISFAELKALRAYVSEFTYEQRMSILKMNPDRADVIIPASEIYLRVLKEMGSDQILVPKVGLKDGLIYELYEQRTHKNLDRIEYLGYL
- a CDS encoding GntR family transcriptional regulator; translation: MNIFNFININENSRVPKYKQIVDSIIYNISAGNLKMDDKIPSINMFSEEYLLSRDTVEKAYSILRERKVIISIRGKGYYIARTKLISKVNILFLINKLSSYKMRIYNSFINSIGGTSHTSLFIYHCEEELFLNLLEKNRNAYDYYVIMPHFKTEKLKHTSYTPEVIKAINEIPKEKLVIMDNPVAEIEGNHIEIYQDFENDIYNALKEGYSKISQYEKLFITYPKESVYPYPKRILHGFRKFCSEHSIDFEVLDEIYDDMILKKGDLFITISESDLVNLVNQIRNQEFELGNDIGVISYNDTPLKQLLGITCISTDFKAMGETAARMIMDKKKGKVKNPFHFIDRNSI
- a CDS encoding sugar isomerase — translated: MRIDKGQLGDTNKKGITEHNERYDFLAYTLLKKGKDVNVIIEKLQDFQVAIPSWALGAGGTRFGRFGFQGEPSSLELKIDDVGLIHSLTQSAGAISLHIPWDVPTDYNAIKDLANSHNILFDAVNSNTFQNQKNSKESYKFGSLSNTSKAAREQAVAHNIEVVKIGEKLGSKSLTVWLADGSNFPGQTNFQSALQNTEDSLKDIYKTLPEDWKMFIEYKPYEPNFYSTVIQDWGTSFMLANACGEKAYTLVDLGHHLPNTNIEQIVSTLMLKGKLGGFHFNDSKYGDDDLTVGSIKPYALFLIFNALVYGMENNPQNPYPAWMIDASHNIKDPLEDLIQSLEAIQEAHAKALLVDQELLAKAQLNHDVVKCQEILQDAYRTDVRPLLQKARLNSGGALNPINAYRSLKVRENLIKERGANSVASGL